The Anopheles coluzzii chromosome 2, AcolN3, whole genome shotgun sequence genome window below encodes:
- the LOC120950271 gene encoding dnaJ homolog subfamily B member 14-like, with the protein MEVNKDEAKRCIELATAALKMGNLEKAEKLLKKSQNLYPLAQAEELLKRVKAAGTGPSAGSAAGGTGGGSTNGPSAARRRPVHREEEKPAEPKLNVDYTQEQANAVKRVQKCKDFYEVLGVTQEATDSEIKKCYKKHALQLHPDKNKAPGAMEAFKSLGNAVETLTDPQKRKAYDLYRTTGGGPAGTRARASNGGYTYGQNGFNFQSDFDTGINPNDLFNMFFGGGFPQQQQQHTQHHYYRARAGRGSQYDDRNVSQPSLIFGLILCFVVVSLLSTFFASDPVYSLQQTGKFAVERRTLNLKIPYYVKNNFLSEYQGTLARLEHSVEEEYVTYMKRACSNERTYRDAMIGRAKSFGSRAQFQQAQQIKMPSCEALYRLGIGVVQY; encoded by the coding sequence ATGGAGGTGAACAAGGATGAAGCGAAGCGGTGTATCGAGCTGGCAACGGCCGCCCTCAAGATGGGCAATCTGGAAAAGGCGGAAAAGTTGctgaaaaaatcacaaaacctCTATCCCTTGGCTCAGGCGGAAGAGCTGCTGAAGCGTGTAAAAGCGGCAGGAACTGGCCCCTCGGCCGGCAGTGCAGCCGGAGGAACCGGAGGCGGGTCCACAAATGGGCCATCCGCCGCCCGCAGACGCCCGGTCCATCGGGAGGAGGAGAAACCGGCCGAACCAAAGCTTAACGTTGACTACACTCAGGAGCAAGCGAACGCGGTCAAACGCGTGCAAAAGTGTAAGGACTTTTACGAGGTGTTGGGCGTCACGCAGGAGGCAACCGATTCGGAGATTAAAAAGTGCTACAAAAAGCACGCGCTGCAGCTGCACCCGGACAAGAACAAGGCGCCCGGTGCGATGGAAGCATTTAAATCGCTCGGCAACGCGGTAGAGACGCTGACCGATCCGCAAAAGCGAAAAGCGTACGATCTGTACCGTACCACGGGCGGGGGGCCAGCCGGTACGCGGGCGCGCGCATCGAACGGTGGCTACACGTACGGCCAGAATGGGTTCAACTTCCAGTCGGACTTCGATACGGGCATAAATCCGAACGATCTGTTCAACATGTTCTTCGGCGGCGGTtttccgcagcagcagcagcagcacacgcaGCACCATTACTATCGGGCGCGGGCCGGCCGCGGCTCACAGTACGACGACCGGAACGTTAGCCAGCCGAGCCTGATCTTTGGGCTGATCCTGTGCTTCGTCGTCGTATCGCTGCTGTCGACGTTCTTCGCGTCCGATCCGGTGTACAGCTTGCAGCAGACGGGCAAATTTGCGGTCGAACGGCGCACGCTGAATCTGAAGATACCGTACTACGTGAAGAACAACTTCCTGAGCGAGTATCAGGGCACGCTGGCCCGGCTCGAACACTCGGTGGAGGAAGAGTACGTGACGTACATGAAGCGAGCCTGCAGCAATGAGCGCACCTATCGGGACGCGATGATTGGGCGGGCGAAGAGCTTCGGCAGCCGGGCACAGTTCCAGCAGGCCCAGCAGATAAAGATGCCGTCGTGTGAAGCACTGTACCGGTTGGGCATTGGGGTGGTACAGTATTGA
- the LOC120952502 gene encoding cytochrome P450 4d2-like, whose product MILQALLIAGVVYLLISHLIERKKLQKINKHFPGPKPLPVVGNLLQFAWLDIPGVFEKVVELHQTHGQDYMMWSLFNWTILMMTSRKNVEKVLLAKQTEKALLYQFIEPWLGTGLLIASGEKWFQRRKIITPTFHFKILEQFVRVFNTETDTMVQLLRKHVGGKEFDIYDYVTLMALDSICETSMGTTVDAQHNPDNQYVQNVKRMAVLVLLRTISIVGPYPTLYNLFHPNAWEQRRVIKQLHAFTDNVIRSRREQLAKEKAQNVAFDLNEENLYSKRKLTFLDLLLNVTVEGKPLSNLDIREEVDTFMFEGHDTTTSGISFTIYELARNPDVQERVYEEIVSILGKDHKTAELTYQNLQEFKYLDLVVKEGLRMYPPVGIIGRALVEDLELNGTTVPAGQNVLVPIYVIHRNPEIYPNPNQFDPSRFAEDAESKRGPFDYLPFSIGARNCIGQRYALMEMKVTLIKLIANYRILPGESLGKLRVKTDLVLRPDIGIPVKIVLRE is encoded by the exons ATGATCCTGCAAGCTTTGCTAATAGCGGGCGTCGTGTATCTGCTGATCAGCCATCTGATCGAGCGGAAGAAGCTGCAAAAGATTAACAAACACTTCCCGGGACCGAAGCCGCTGCCGGTCGTTGGTAATTTGCTGCAGTTTGCCTGGTTGGATATACCCG GCGTTTTTGAGAAGGTGGTGGAGCTGCATCAAACGCATGGACAGGACTACATGATGTGGTCCCTGTTTAACTGGACCATCCTCATGATGACGAGCCGCAAAAACGTGGAGAAGGTGCTGCTGGCAAAGCAGACGGAGAAAGCGCTGCTGTACCAGTTCATCGAGCCCTGGCTCGGCACCGGCCTGCTGATCGCGAGCGGCGAGAAGTGGTTCCAGCGGCGCAAGATCATCACACCGACGTTCCACTTCAAGATACTGGAACAGTTCGTGCGCGTGTTCAACACGGAAACGGACACGATGGTGCAGCTGCTGCGCAAGCACGTCGGCGGCAAGGAGTTTGACATTTACGACTACGTCACGCTGATGGCGCTGGACAGCATCTGCGAAACGTCCATGGGTACGACGGTGGACGCACAGCACAATCCGGACAATCAGTACGTGCAGAACGTGAAGCG AATGgccgtgctggtgctgctgcgcaCGATCAGCATCGTTGGACCGTACCCAACGCTGTACAACTTGTTCCACCCGAACGCCTGGGAGCAGCGCAGGGTCATCAAGCAGCTGCACGCGTTCACCGACAACGTGATACGAAGCCGGCGCGAACAGCTCGCCAAGGAGAAGGCACAAAATGTGGCGTTCGATTTGAACGAGGAAAACCTTTACTCCAAGCGCAAGCTCACCTTTCTGGATCTGCTGCTGAACGTCACGGTTGAGGGTAAGCCGCTGAGCAATCTGGACATCCGCGAGGAGGTTGACACGTTCATGTTCGAGGGCCACGACACGACGACGAGCGGCATCTCGTTCACGATCTACGAGCTGGCCCGCAACCCGGACGTGCAGGAGCGCGTGTACGAGGAGATCGTATCGATCCTCGGCAAGGATCACAAAACGGCCGAGCTTACCTACCAGAACCTGCAGGAGTTCAAGTATCTGGATCTGGTGGTGAAGGAAGGGCTGCGGATGTATCCACCCGTCGGCATTATTGGGCGGGCGCTGGTGGAAGACTTGGAGCTGA ATGGGACCACAGTTCCGGCGGGACAGAACGTCCTCGTGCCGATCTACGTGATCCACCGCAATCCGGAGATCTACCCCAACCCGAACCAGTTCGATCCGTCCCGCTTTGCGGAGGACGCTGAGTCGAAGCGCGGCCCGTTCGACTATCTGCCGTTCAGCATCGGGGCGCGCAACTGCATCGGCCAGCGGTACGCGCTGATGGAGATGAAGGTTACGCTGATCAAGCTGATCGCCAACTATCGCATCCTGCCGGGCGAATCGCTGGGCAAGCTGCGCGTCAAGACGGATCTGGTGCTGCGTCCGGACATTGGCATTCCGGTGAAAATTGTGCTACGCGAGTAG
- the LOC120950864 gene encoding FMRFamide receptor-like gives MNASSLDYEVRHLLLGNGSSSSGGGVGLGSGIGGTGPSSPGEESALVGNLTARMVGATNESVLTVVSCYDDYLPNELLVEFEFWISGVVMNIVALIGILGNIFSMVILSRPQMRSSINYLLIGLARCDTVLILTSVLIFGLCAIYPHTGYLYYYHYQIFPKISLVVYPLAMIAQTASVYLTLTVTLERYVAVCHPLRARALCTYGRARLYVVGILVFSILYNLPRFWEVTLISSTHPDTGLTIYCVKASDMRTNETYIKVYIHWLYMIFVYFLPFSLISFFNLMIYRQVRRANKERQRLSRSEKREIGLATMLICVVIVFLLCNLPAMMINIVEAFYSVIIEYMVKVSNLLVTINSSVNFFIYVIFGEKFKRIFLLLFCKPRGRQSPDDGLIHDDSSFSNGDASNRNSGRFQRVGTTRSTSTKLSNCSMRTIRTTVRSTRAPSPGPIVYYPARETLPRLAQPPTITRSSSMFPDWSARENGTHGGIMMASSGF, from the coding sequence ATGAACGCGTCGAGCCTGGACTATGAGGTGCGGCACCTACTGCTTGGCAatgggagcagcagcagcggcggcggcgtcggcCTCGGCAGCGGCATTGGCGGCACCGGCCCCAGCAGCCCGGGCGAGGAGTCCGCGCTGGTCGGCAACCTGACCGCGCGGATGGTCGGCGCCACGAACGAGAGCGTGCTGACGGTCGTGTCCTGCTACGACGACTACCTGCCCAACGAGCTGCTGGTGGAGTTCGAGTTCTGGATCAGCGGTGTGGTGATGAACATCGTCGCGCTGATCGGCATCCTCGGCAACATCTtctcgatggtcatcctgtcCCGGCCGCAGATGCGCTCCAGCATCAACTACCTGCTGATCGGGCTGGCCCGCTGTGATACGGTGCTGATCCTTACCTCCGTGCTGATCTTTGGCCTGTGCGCGATCTACCCGCACACCGGCTACCTGTACTACTATCACTATCAGATCTTTCCGAAGATTTCGCTCGTCGTCTACCCGCTGGCGATGATCGCCCAGACGGCGAGCGTCTACCTGACGCTCACGGTCACGCTCGAGCGGTACGTGGCCGTCTGCCATCCGCTGCGGGCGCGCGCCCTCTGCACGTACGGCCGGGCCCGGCTGTACGTGGTCGGCATACTGGTCTTCTCGATCCTGTACAATCTGCCCCGGTTCTGGGAGGTGACGCTGATCTCCTCCACCCACCCGGACACCGGGCTGACGATCTACTGCGTCAAAGCGTCCGACATGCGCACGAACGAGACGTACATCAAGGTGTACATCCACTGGCTGTACATGATCTTCGTCTACTTCCTGCCGTTCAGCTTGATCTCGTTCTTCAACCTGATGATCTACCGGCAGGTGCGCCGGGCGAACAAGGAGCGCCAGCGGCTGTCCCGGTCGGAGAAGCGCGAGATCGGTCTCGCGACCATGCTGATCTGCGTGGTGATCGTCTTTCTGCTCTGCAACCTGCCCGCGATGATGATCAACATCGTCGAGGCGTTCTACAGCGTGATCATCGAGTACATGGTGAAGGTGTCGAACCTGCTCGTCACGATCAACTCGAGCGTCAACTTCTTCATCTACGTCATCTTCGGCGAGAAGTTCAAGCGCATCtttctgctgcttttttgcAAACCCCGCGGCCGCCAGTCACCGGACGACGGTCTTATACACGACGACAGCTCCTTCTCGAACGGAGACGCCAGCAACCGGAACTCGGGCCGGTTTCAGCGCGTCGGCACCACGCGCAGCACCTCGACCAAGCTGAGCAACTGTAGCATGCGCACGATCCGCACGACGGTCCGCAGCACCCGGGCCCCGTCGCCCGGCCCGATCGTCTACTACCCGGCGCGGGAAACGCTGCCCCGCCTGGCCCAGCCGCCGACGATCACGCGCAGCAGCTCGATGTTTCCGGACTGGAGCGCGCGGGAGAACGGCACGCACGGGGGCATCATGATGGCCTCGTCCGGGTTCTAG